A single region of the Liolophura sinensis isolate JHLJ2023 chromosome 9, CUHK_Ljap_v2, whole genome shotgun sequence genome encodes:
- the LOC135475144 gene encoding uncharacterized protein LOC135475144: protein MESLKFLTVLQVSDSAFPTGGFSHSGGLEVALKYNYVTTSEKLEQFLVCSLENAGSFSLPFLTAAFKNCFDVVKVRSLDHLIDVSTTNHVAKRASVRQGRSLLEMCHRTLDRNNLSSLWEGLSHCHQPVVLGSVCGVIGLPLQATQTMFMFGILRTVVASAVRLDIIGPVQAQLIQHKIQALIPAIIARNEDKEPDAAALAFPHVDVVQNCQDTLYSKLFYS, encoded by the exons ATGGAAAGCCTAAAGTTTCTTACAGTTTTGCAAGTCTCAGACAGTG CATTCCCCACAGGTGGTTTCTCACACAGTGGAGGTTTGGAAGTTGCCTTGAAGTATAACTATGTTACTACATCAG AAAAATTGGAACAATTCTTGGTGTGCTCACTTGAAAATGCAG GATCCTTCAGTTTGCCATTTTTGACAGCTGCTTTCAAGAACTGCTTTGATGTTGTCAAAGTGAGAAGTCTTGATCACCTGATAGATGTGTCGACAACGAATCATGTGGCAAAACGTGCTTCAGTTAGACAG GGGAGATCACTATTGGAGATGTGTCACAGAACATTGGATAGGAACAATCTGTCCAGCCTGTGGGAAGGACTGAGTCATTGTCACCAGCCTGTTGTATTAGGTTCAGTGTGTGGGGTGATTGGGCTGCCACTACAGGCTACTCAGACTATGTTCATGTTCGGCATCCTGAGAACAGTGGTGGCCAGTGCAGTGCGCCTTGACATAATTGGACCAGTACAG GCTCAGCTGATCCAGCATAAGATCCAGGCTCTGATTCCAGCTATAATAGCCAG GAATGAAGACAAGGAGCCTGATGCTGCTGCTTTAGCTTTCCCTCATGTTGatgttgttcaaaactgtcaaGACACACTGTACTCAAAACTGTTCTACTCATGA
- the LOC135475443 gene encoding phosphatidylinositol N-acetylglucosaminyltransferase subunit A-like, with translation MKHNVCMVSDFFYPNMGGVESHIYQLSQCLLARGHKVIIITHFYGDRRGVRYLTNGLKVYYLPFVTMYNQCILPTIFTTFPLLRNIFIRESISIVHGHSAFSTLAHEAMFHARTMGLKAIFTDHSLFGFADASSILTNKVLKFSLADCSHVICVSHTSKENTVLRASIAPDKVSVIPNAVDAAMFTPDPSKRHAGKVTIVVVSRLVYRKGMDLLAGIIPELCLKHPDVQFIIGGNGPKRILLEEVREKYELHDRVHLLGSLEHSKVQEVLVQGDIFLNTSLTEAFCIAIVEGACCGLQVVSTKVGGIPEVLPPGAIFLAEPSVSCLVVELEKAIVKCREGSVDPYATHMAVRDLYTWQDVARRTELVYDAVMTTPSPDLQERISTYYGCGPLAGKLFVIAVMLNCFVLLLLQWMFPSEGFERAPEFPRKSVEQGLPHVIEPNGRVRKRLKRKAHKAHFS, from the exons ATGAAGCACAATGTGTG CATGGTATCAGATTTCTTCTACCCGAACATGGGAGGGGTGGAGAGTCACATATACCAACTCTCCCAGTGTCTCTTAGCCAGAGGTCACAAGGTCATCATCATCACCCATTTCTATGGTGACAGACGAGGTGTGCGCTACCTCACCAATGGCCTTAAA GTATACTACCTGCCATTTGTGACAATGTATAACCAGTGCATCCTGCCCACCATCTTTACAACATTCCCActtctcaggaatatttttatACGAGAAAGCATCTCTATTGTACATGGCCATTCC GCCTTCTCCACCTTGGCCCATGAAGCCATGTTTCATGCACGTACCATGGGACTCAAGGCCATTTTCACAGACCATTCTTTGTTTGGGTTTGCCGATGCCAGTTCCATCCTCACCAACAAGGTTCTCAAGTTTTCATTGGCTGATTGCAGTCATGTGATATGTGTATCTCATACAAg CAAGGAGAATACAGTGCTTAGAGCCTCCATTGCTCCAGACAAAGTGTCAGTAATCCCCAATGCTGTAGACGCAGCTATGTTTACACCAGATCCTAGTAAGAGACATGCTGGCAAAG TGACCATAGTGGTGGTCAGTCGTCTTGTGTACAGGAAAGGAATGGACCTACTGGCCGGAATCATCCCAGAGCTCTGTCTTAAACACCCAGACGTCCAGTTTATTATTG GTGGGAATGGTCCAAAGAGGATTCTCCTGGAGGAAGTAAGGGAGAAATATGAGCTACATGACAGAGTTCATCTCCTAGGCAGCCTGGAACACAGTAAAGTACAAGAG GTTTTAGTGCAGGGCGATATATTTCTCAACACGTCATTGACGGAAGCTTTTTGTATTGCAATTGTGGAAGGGGCTTGTTGTGG CTTACAGGTGGTGAGCACTAAGGTGGGTGGTATACCAGAGGTCCTCCCCCCAGGGGCAATCTTTCTGGCTGAGCCCAGCGTCTCCT GCCTTGTTGTCGAGCTGGAGAAGGCTATAGTGAAATGTCGTGAGGGAAGTGTAGACCCTTACGCTACACACATGGCTGTGAGAGACTTGTACACCTGGCAGGATGTCGCCCGCAGGACAGAGCTTGTATATGATGCTGTGATGACCACCCCTTCCCCAGATCTGCAGGAAAGAATCTCCAC GTATTATGGCTGTGGTCCTTTGGCAGGAAAACTGTTTGTGATAGCGGTCATGTTGAATTGTTTTGTCTTACTGCTACTACAGTGGATGTTCCCCTCAGAg GGCTTTGAGAGGGCTCCAGAATTCCCCCGAAAATCAGTAGAACAGGGACTTCCCCATGTCATAGAACCAAATGGACGTGTACGGAAACGGTTAAAAAGGAAAGCTCACAAAGCTCATTTCTCTTGA
- the LOC135475379 gene encoding uncharacterized protein LOC135475379 isoform X1 produces the protein MPGSRRSKYRRKSRSPIKVKLVKTSPKKGRYIKAEPKYESESDDQEEVDNGDTSQATRSSSKRQPYRKNYSMKDLLNAYNMVKYENMPVQTAAKTFGVPSTTLRDRVRGNVNLESVRPGPSSLLSIEQEMTLVDHISYMASIGCGYTRSDIFDLATSLAVHLGLIEEGRQLQRSWYRRFRSRWPVINAVRPKKNSRKRSQAAIALEQESIKKYFEELRAVLEKHDLLEKPQRIFTYDESFVPQTRDMDAPETCAKILGCGNGIGSALPPYLVFPESPDPACERPDDKVVQSAPPGSLIRFRENYDDWSEAEIFQDYVQAHFLKSAEVGGATPEDPVLILYDRTKHHISSCIDWARKLNVVLFLLPPFYGYAARSEEIGCLGQLKRICLQECHKFLFFNLGKVVNKTELCKFICQSYEKVMTPTNLIALFRKTGTYPYNPDGIAKDRLHAYIIMPNQEKVAKTSDTLTSAFIQQTRSKARKTPKKGKTTKRATVTTSRGKRKVKKEVSSESDSEFDWDSGPESAEAESDPDSEVEIRRSPRSSRTSGFTVKRSVELITAEVTDSSRETQTEQSVTVPVHNVLTEGVPEPEVPDEEEEYTCYTDGELFALRCVICKKYNPPPTFMTEGESVISWTQCDSCQAWSHLCCSTLSIPFPDCPFLCPTCTAEFKLFCNNFTSANITEWLNAKRAITENILSAQNG, from the exons ATGCCGGGGTCTCGCCGAAGTAAATACAGACGTAAAAGCAGAAGTCCGATCAAAGTTAAGCTTGTGAAG aCCTCTCCAAAGAAAGGAAGATACATAAAGGCTGAACCCAAGTATGAAAGTGAGTCAGATGATCAGGAAGAGGTTGACAATGGAGATACCAGCCAAGCTACA AGATCTTCATCCAAAAGACAGCCCTACAGGAAGAATTATTCGATGAAAGATCTTCTTAATGCCTACAATATGGTAAAGTATGAAAACATGCCTGTTCAGACAGCTGCCAAGACTTTTGGGGTCCCCTCAACTACCCTTCGCGATCGGGTTCGAGGGAATGTGAACCTGGAAAGCGTTCGACCTGGCCCATCTTCACTCCTGTCAATTGAGCAGGAAATGACCCTGGTAGATCACATCAGTTACATGGCTTCCATTGGCTGTGGTTACACACGCAGTGACATATTTGACCTGGCCACAAGCCTAGCTGTTCATTTAGGGCTCATTGAAGAAGGGCGGCAGCTGCAGAGAAGCTGGTACCGACGATTTAGGTCTAGATGGCCAGTGATAAATGCAGTAAGGCCAAAGAAAAACTCCAGGAAGCGCTCTCAGGCCGCTATTGCTCTAGAACAAGAGTCCATCAAAAAGTATTTTGAAGAGTTGCGAGCAGTTCTAGAAAAACATGATCTTTTGGAAAAACCTCAGCGAATCTTTACCTATGATGAAAGCTTCGTCCCCCAAACTCGAGACATGGATGCACCAGAAACGTGTGCAAAGATTCTGGGATGTGGCAATGGGATCGGGAGTGCTCTACCGCCATACCTTGTTTTTCCAGAAAGCCCAGATCCAGCCTGTGAAAGACCTGATGATAAAGTTGTTCAGAGTGCACCACCAGGAAGTCTTATTAGGTTCAGGGAAAATTATGATGATTGGTCGGAAGCAGAAATATTTCAGGACTACGTTCAAGCTCATTTCTTGAAATCTGCAGAAGTTGGAGGCGCTACACCAGAGGATCCTGTTCTGATATTGTATGACCGCACTAAACACCACATCAGCTCCTGTATTGACTGGGCTAGAAAACTCAACGTGGTGCTGTTTTTGTTGCCACCTTTTTATGGCTACGCAGCAAGAAGCGAAGAAATCGGTTGCTTAGGGCAGCTTAAACGTATTTGCTTGCAAGAGTGCCATAAGTTCTTGTTCTTCAACTTGGGTAAGGTGGTGAACAAAACAGAACTTTGCAAATTCATTTGTCAATCCTATGAAAAAGTTATGACCCCAACTAATCTGATCGCTCTGTTTAGAAAAACTGGAACGTACCCTTACAACCCTGATGGTATTGCAAAGGACCGACTGCATGCCTATATCATCATGCCCAACCAGGAAAAAGTCGCCAAGACTTCCGACACGCTGACGTCGGCCTTCATACAACAGACCCGGAGCAAGGCGCGCAAAACTCCCAAAAAAGGGAAAACCACAAAGCGTGCAACAGTGACCACGTCCAGAGGGAAGCGCAAAGTCAAGAAGGAAGTATCCAGTGAATCTGACTCTGAGTTTGATTGGGACTCTGGGCCAGAGTCTGCTGAAGCCGAGTCAGATCCAGACTCAGAAGTAGAAATAAGGAGGTCTCCAAGGTCATCCAGGACGTCAGGGTTCACGGTGAAACGGTCTGTGGAGCTGATCACAGCCGAGGTGACGGACAGTTCCAGGGAGACGCAGACAGAGCAAAGTGTCACCGTGCCGGTGCACAATGTCCTGACCGAAGGCGTTCCTGAGCCAGAAGTGCCTGATGAGGAAGAAGAATATACCTGCTACACTGACGGAGAGCTATTTGCCTTGCGCTGTGTCATCTGCAAAAAGTACAACCCGCCTCCTACGTTTATGACAGAGGGCGAGTCCGTGATCAGTTGGACGCAGTGTGATTCCTGTCAGGCCTGGAGTCATCTCTGTTGCTCAACCCTCTCCATTCCCTTCCCAGATTGCCCTTTCCTGTGTCCAACCTGCACCGCAGAGTTCAAGCTCTTCTGCAACAACTTCACCTCGGCCAACATTACGGAGTGGCTGAATGCCAAGAGGGCAATAACCGAAAACATTCTCAGTGCACAAAATGGCTGA
- the LOC135475379 gene encoding uncharacterized protein LOC135475379 isoform X2, producing MELVAALLGAQDGETSPKKGRYIKAEPKYESESDDQEEVDNGDTSQATRSSSKRQPYRKNYSMKDLLNAYNMVKYENMPVQTAAKTFGVPSTTLRDRVRGNVNLESVRPGPSSLLSIEQEMTLVDHISYMASIGCGYTRSDIFDLATSLAVHLGLIEEGRQLQRSWYRRFRSRWPVINAVRPKKNSRKRSQAAIALEQESIKKYFEELRAVLEKHDLLEKPQRIFTYDESFVPQTRDMDAPETCAKILGCGNGIGSALPPYLVFPESPDPACERPDDKVVQSAPPGSLIRFRENYDDWSEAEIFQDYVQAHFLKSAEVGGATPEDPVLILYDRTKHHISSCIDWARKLNVVLFLLPPFYGYAARSEEIGCLGQLKRICLQECHKFLFFNLGKVVNKTELCKFICQSYEKVMTPTNLIALFRKTGTYPYNPDGIAKDRLHAYIIMPNQEKVAKTSDTLTSAFIQQTRSKARKTPKKGKTTKRATVTTSRGKRKVKKEVSSESDSEFDWDSGPESAEAESDPDSEVEIRRSPRSSRTSGFTVKRSVELITAEVTDSSRETQTEQSVTVPVHNVLTEGVPEPEVPDEEEEYTCYTDGELFALRCVICKKYNPPPTFMTEGESVISWTQCDSCQAWSHLCCSTLSIPFPDCPFLCPTCTAEFKLFCNNFTSANITEWLNAKRAITENILSAQNG from the exons atggagcttgttgctgccttgctggGCGCTCAGGACggtgag aCCTCTCCAAAGAAAGGAAGATACATAAAGGCTGAACCCAAGTATGAAAGTGAGTCAGATGATCAGGAAGAGGTTGACAATGGAGATACCAGCCAAGCTACA AGATCTTCATCCAAAAGACAGCCCTACAGGAAGAATTATTCGATGAAAGATCTTCTTAATGCCTACAATATGGTAAAGTATGAAAACATGCCTGTTCAGACAGCTGCCAAGACTTTTGGGGTCCCCTCAACTACCCTTCGCGATCGGGTTCGAGGGAATGTGAACCTGGAAAGCGTTCGACCTGGCCCATCTTCACTCCTGTCAATTGAGCAGGAAATGACCCTGGTAGATCACATCAGTTACATGGCTTCCATTGGCTGTGGTTACACACGCAGTGACATATTTGACCTGGCCACAAGCCTAGCTGTTCATTTAGGGCTCATTGAAGAAGGGCGGCAGCTGCAGAGAAGCTGGTACCGACGATTTAGGTCTAGATGGCCAGTGATAAATGCAGTAAGGCCAAAGAAAAACTCCAGGAAGCGCTCTCAGGCCGCTATTGCTCTAGAACAAGAGTCCATCAAAAAGTATTTTGAAGAGTTGCGAGCAGTTCTAGAAAAACATGATCTTTTGGAAAAACCTCAGCGAATCTTTACCTATGATGAAAGCTTCGTCCCCCAAACTCGAGACATGGATGCACCAGAAACGTGTGCAAAGATTCTGGGATGTGGCAATGGGATCGGGAGTGCTCTACCGCCATACCTTGTTTTTCCAGAAAGCCCAGATCCAGCCTGTGAAAGACCTGATGATAAAGTTGTTCAGAGTGCACCACCAGGAAGTCTTATTAGGTTCAGGGAAAATTATGATGATTGGTCGGAAGCAGAAATATTTCAGGACTACGTTCAAGCTCATTTCTTGAAATCTGCAGAAGTTGGAGGCGCTACACCAGAGGATCCTGTTCTGATATTGTATGACCGCACTAAACACCACATCAGCTCCTGTATTGACTGGGCTAGAAAACTCAACGTGGTGCTGTTTTTGTTGCCACCTTTTTATGGCTACGCAGCAAGAAGCGAAGAAATCGGTTGCTTAGGGCAGCTTAAACGTATTTGCTTGCAAGAGTGCCATAAGTTCTTGTTCTTCAACTTGGGTAAGGTGGTGAACAAAACAGAACTTTGCAAATTCATTTGTCAATCCTATGAAAAAGTTATGACCCCAACTAATCTGATCGCTCTGTTTAGAAAAACTGGAACGTACCCTTACAACCCTGATGGTATTGCAAAGGACCGACTGCATGCCTATATCATCATGCCCAACCAGGAAAAAGTCGCCAAGACTTCCGACACGCTGACGTCGGCCTTCATACAACAGACCCGGAGCAAGGCGCGCAAAACTCCCAAAAAAGGGAAAACCACAAAGCGTGCAACAGTGACCACGTCCAGAGGGAAGCGCAAAGTCAAGAAGGAAGTATCCAGTGAATCTGACTCTGAGTTTGATTGGGACTCTGGGCCAGAGTCTGCTGAAGCCGAGTCAGATCCAGACTCAGAAGTAGAAATAAGGAGGTCTCCAAGGTCATCCAGGACGTCAGGGTTCACGGTGAAACGGTCTGTGGAGCTGATCACAGCCGAGGTGACGGACAGTTCCAGGGAGACGCAGACAGAGCAAAGTGTCACCGTGCCGGTGCACAATGTCCTGACCGAAGGCGTTCCTGAGCCAGAAGTGCCTGATGAGGAAGAAGAATATACCTGCTACACTGACGGAGAGCTATTTGCCTTGCGCTGTGTCATCTGCAAAAAGTACAACCCGCCTCCTACGTTTATGACAGAGGGCGAGTCCGTGATCAGTTGGACGCAGTGTGATTCCTGTCAGGCCTGGAGTCATCTCTGTTGCTCAACCCTCTCCATTCCCTTCCCAGATTGCCCTTTCCTGTGTCCAACCTGCACCGCAGAGTTCAAGCTCTTCTGCAACAACTTCACCTCGGCCAACATTACGGAGTGGCTGAATGCCAAGAGGGCAATAACCGAAAACATTCTCAGTGCACAAAATGGCTGA
- the LOC135475872 gene encoding ankyrin repeat domain-containing protein 49-like, producing the protein MADDQPSSEVTEVPELTEIPGEDESKLDGTFIDPSSCPDEILSLLSSGMLTGLDNDVLRAILSAKRGDPNKFLSLWEDDDEGVENLSLEEIQSDPAKKILWAAENNMLETVEEMLNESADLIESRDSDMYTALHRASYNDHLDMVKLLISRGADIEAQTSDGWRPLHSACRWSNTTVASLLLQSGAEVNAQTHGGQTALHLAAANQDSRETLQLLLLDETIQPNLKNSIGETAKDICRRTSELCKLFEMTEDCVNNLY; encoded by the exons ATGGCGGACGACCAACCCTCCTCGGAAGTGACAGAAGTACCCGAGCTAACAGAGATTCCAGGCGAAGACGAATCGAAGTTGGATGGAACGTTTATCGACCCTTCGAGCTGTCCGGATGAAATTTTGTCCTTGCTCAGTAGTGGGATGTTGACTGGGTTGGACAATGATGTGTTGCGAGCG ATATTGAGTGCTAAGCGCGGAGACCCGAACAAATTCCTCAGCCTTTGGGAAGATGATGACGAGGGTGTGGAAAATCTATCACTGGAAGAAATCCAGA gtGACCCGGCGAAGAAAATCCTGTGGGCAGCGGAAAACAACATGTTAGAAACCGTTGAGGAGATGCTAAACGAAAGCGCCGACCTGATAGAGAGCAGAGACAGTGATATGTACACAGCTCTACATAGAGCTAGTTATAACGACCATCTTGATATGGTGAAA ttgctAATATCTCGGGGAGCCGACATTGAAGCTCAGACGTCAGATGGCTGGAGACCTCTTCACAGCGCTTGTCGCTGGAGCAACACAACAGTTGCGTCCCTTTTGTTGCAGAGCGGCGCTGAAGTAAATGCTCAGACTCATGGCGGACAGACGGCGCTTCACCTAGCCGCAGCCAATCAGGACAGTCGGGAAACCTTGCAGCTTTTATTACTGGATGAAACTATACAACCAAACTTGAAAAACAGTATCGGAGAAACAGCAAAAGATATATGTCGACGAACAAGTGAACTGTGTAAGCTTTTTGAAATGACAGAGGATTGTGTAAATAATCTTTATTGA